The Nocardioides sp. S5 genome includes a window with the following:
- a CDS encoding sugar phosphate nucleotidyltransferase, giving the protein MIDTHLDQICVPPDATLLQSIAAIDHGANALCCVVDEENRLLAVLTDGDVRRALLGGAALDSPALPHATRDPRTVESGTPRALVIDVMRSVRISAVPEVDDQRRLVGLHTLSDVLGAPQLPNVAVIMAGGRGSRLGDLTASTPKPLMTVAGRSIIEWSVLGLVGGGVRHIFVSVNHLAEQIIDHLGDGSRLGCRIDYLHEQVDKPLGTAGSLTLLPDAVRHAPHPLIVMNGDLMVEFEAERLVEHHRRSGAELTMGVRAYTHTVPFGVVQTDTAHRVTSIAEKPEMRVEINTAVYCLDPQLIQLLPTGEHSTMPELAQTCLDDDRSVAAWTMNADWIDVGTPADLARAKGQA; this is encoded by the coding sequence ATGATCGACACGCACCTCGACCAGATCTGTGTGCCCCCCGACGCCACGCTCCTTCAGTCCATCGCTGCGATCGACCACGGAGCCAATGCTCTCTGCTGCGTGGTCGACGAGGAGAACCGTCTGCTTGCCGTGCTGACCGATGGAGACGTGCGGCGAGCACTTCTCGGCGGAGCGGCGCTCGACTCCCCGGCGCTGCCTCACGCCACCAGGGACCCGCGGACGGTCGAGTCGGGGACGCCGCGGGCACTGGTGATCGACGTGATGAGGTCGGTGCGGATCTCGGCAGTTCCGGAGGTCGACGACCAGCGCCGCCTGGTGGGTCTGCACACCCTGTCCGACGTGCTCGGCGCGCCGCAGTTGCCCAACGTCGCCGTCATCATGGCCGGCGGTCGGGGATCACGACTGGGCGACCTCACCGCCTCGACCCCGAAGCCCCTCATGACCGTTGCCGGGCGCAGCATCATCGAGTGGTCGGTGCTCGGCCTCGTCGGCGGAGGAGTGCGACACATCTTCGTCAGCGTCAACCACTTGGCAGAGCAGATCATCGACCACCTCGGAGACGGCTCGCGTCTCGGTTGTCGCATCGACTACCTCCACGAGCAGGTGGACAAGCCGCTGGGCACCGCGGGCTCCTTGACGCTGCTGCCCGACGCGGTGCGGCATGCACCCCATCCACTCATCGTCATGAACGGCGACTTGATGGTCGAGTTCGAAGCGGAGCGCCTCGTCGAGCACCACCGCCGAAGCGGAGCCGAGCTGACGATGGGGGTGCGTGCCTACACGCACACGGTGCCGTTCGGGGTCGTGCAGACCGACACCGCCCACCGGGTCACCAGCATCGCCGAGAAGCCGGAGATGCGCGTCGAGATCAACACCGCCGTCTACTGCCTCGACCCGCAGCTGATCCAGCTTCTGCCGACCGGCGAGCACAGCACCATGCCCGAGCTCGCCCAAACCTGCTTGGACGATGACCGGTCGGTCGCTGCATGGACCATGAACGCCGACTGGATCGATGTCGGAACACCCGCTGACCTCGCCCGCGCGAAAGGACAAGCATGA
- a CDS encoding acylneuraminate cytidylyltransferase family protein, whose product MKPLTLGVVPARGGSKGLPGKNTLSLAGVPLVVHAVRALEMATRVDRVVVSTDDPHIAAVAKQWGGDVPFRRPADLAADDTPMGPVLRHALDQVERAEAREYDLLVLCDPTSPGRQPEEIDRAVELLWAAPEFVGAIAVSEPMFQPAWVGVREVEGALVRYDEAGRGVTRRQDSEGRFLRINGSFYVWRTEFIRKLEGSWFDSGRHLGVEISELHAFSVDDQLEFDMIQCLVDGGLLSLPWLHDGGKA is encoded by the coding sequence ATGAAGCCGCTCACTCTTGGGGTCGTTCCCGCGCGAGGCGGGTCCAAAGGTTTACCCGGCAAGAACACTCTCTCCCTGGCAGGAGTGCCCCTGGTGGTTCACGCCGTCCGTGCCCTTGAGATGGCGACGCGCGTTGATCGGGTCGTCGTGAGCACCGATGACCCCCACATCGCGGCCGTAGCGAAGCAGTGGGGCGGCGACGTTCCTTTCAGGCGACCAGCCGATCTCGCGGCGGACGACACCCCGATGGGCCCGGTGCTTCGCCACGCACTCGATCAGGTTGAACGAGCGGAGGCGCGCGAATACGACCTGTTGGTGCTCTGCGACCCAACTAGTCCTGGGCGCCAACCGGAAGAGATCGACCGCGCCGTGGAGCTGCTGTGGGCGGCCCCAGAGTTCGTGGGTGCCATCGCGGTGTCGGAACCGATGTTTCAACCTGCATGGGTCGGCGTGCGAGAGGTCGAAGGTGCGCTCGTCCGGTACGACGAGGCGGGCAGAGGCGTTACTCGACGTCAGGACAGCGAGGGCCGGTTTCTCCGCATCAACGGAAGCTTCTACGTATGGAGGACTGAGTTCATCCGGAAGTTGGAGGGCTCGTGGTTTGACTCGGGGCGCCATCTTGGCGTCGAGATCAGCGAGCTCCATGCCTTCTCGGTCGACGACCAGCTTGAGTTCGACATGATCCAATGTCTCGTTGATGGTGGGTTGCTGAGCCTCCCTTGGCTGCACGATGGTGGCAAAGCGTGA
- a CDS encoding N-acetylneuraminate synthase family protein: MAHLDLDQTDDVLVIAEAGVNHNGSEDIAHQLIDVAVASGAQAVKFQTFDPSALTSASAEATPYQMERSGARDQQSLLQELTLPESAWRRLKDHCDSVGIRFLSTPFDMGSARLLVDLGVEGLKVSSGELTNLPMLSELSALGLPLLVSTGMGDADEVAAAVAACAAAPQLLIFHCVSAYPAPLDQCNLTVIPALMRQHAIPVGWSDHTPGLASAVAAVTLGARVVEKHFTLDRQMEGPDHLASLEPEALTDYVTTLRAIPAALGNGVKRRMPAEEENAPLVRRSWHAARDLEPGHVLTPGDLVALRPESGIRPDNDIVGRTMAATVAAGQSVASEALVNG, translated from the coding sequence GTGGCCCATCTTGACCTCGACCAAACCGACGACGTGCTCGTCATCGCCGAAGCAGGCGTCAACCACAACGGCAGCGAGGACATCGCACACCAGCTCATCGACGTCGCTGTGGCATCGGGCGCTCAGGCGGTCAAGTTCCAGACCTTCGACCCGAGTGCCCTGACGTCGGCCTCCGCTGAAGCCACGCCGTACCAGATGGAGCGATCAGGCGCCCGCGACCAGCAGAGCCTGCTGCAGGAGCTGACGCTGCCGGAGTCTGCTTGGCGTCGCCTCAAGGACCACTGCGACTCAGTGGGTATCCGCTTTCTCAGCACGCCGTTCGACATGGGCAGCGCACGTCTCCTCGTGGACCTGGGGGTTGAAGGCCTCAAGGTCTCGTCCGGCGAACTCACCAATCTTCCTATGCTCTCCGAGTTGTCGGCCCTCGGCCTCCCCCTTCTGGTCTCAACCGGCATGGGCGACGCCGACGAGGTGGCCGCGGCCGTTGCGGCGTGCGCCGCGGCTCCTCAACTTCTCATCTTCCACTGTGTCTCGGCCTATCCGGCACCGCTCGATCAGTGCAACCTCACGGTCATCCCGGCCCTCATGCGGCAGCACGCCATCCCGGTCGGCTGGTCGGACCACACCCCCGGGCTGGCGTCGGCGGTCGCGGCGGTCACGCTAGGGGCGCGCGTGGTCGAGAAGCACTTCACCCTCGATCGTCAGATGGAAGGCCCCGACCACCTGGCCAGCCTCGAGCCCGAGGCGCTGACGGACTACGTCACCACTCTGCGCGCCATTCCCGCGGCGCTCGGCAACGGCGTCAAGCGGCGTATGCCGGCGGAGGAGGAGAACGCTCCCCTGGTGCGGAGGTCGTGGCATGCCGCGCGAGACCTCGAGCCCGGCCACGTGTTGACGCCCGGCGACCTCGTCGCCCTGCGACCGGAAAGCGGCATCCGACCGGACAACGACATCGTCGGGCGCACCATGGCTGCCACCGTTGCCGCCGGGCAGAGCGTGGCTTCAGAGGCGCTGGTGAACGGTTAG
- a CDS encoding O-antigen ligase family protein — protein MTSKVGRFRIWSSLRVSREWQPWLAGIAIVAVAGAGAGWLADAGLGGYQPLRALVCVVGLVLALVRPRAVLDLGARNPALLAFAAWSFASILWTRSHSETFTTLAGLGGVLLFGVVLALMELRYDSYAVVLWALTCTSVASYLVIFLAPGVGTVTVDHPTEGTIVQPIGVFIWNSDLGFSAALGCVIALSMFIRKRPKRRWAFFILAAFHAGLVWISNAATAVLVLVAGLTVILLTAHRKTSLPALFVAVAGLVGGILSFGVQGLADRALGLLGRSTTLTGRVDLWESTLEQARDSVWLGKGAGVEPNFDGLSNAVHSHNGFVQIYFDRGLIGVALIVVVVIWALAICLIARRWLGLSVVVMVVVANAANNYLSYASFGLLLLVWHSYSARHGTQASRVGSGAAREDARNSRVESAS, from the coding sequence ATGACAAGCAAAGTCGGAAGGTTCAGGATTTGGAGTTCGCTGCGCGTTTCCCGTGAGTGGCAGCCTTGGCTCGCGGGTATAGCGATCGTGGCGGTTGCGGGCGCCGGTGCAGGCTGGCTGGCTGATGCAGGGTTGGGCGGGTATCAGCCCCTCCGAGCCCTCGTCTGCGTGGTGGGCTTGGTGCTTGCTCTCGTTCGGCCCCGCGCGGTGCTCGACTTAGGTGCGCGCAATCCCGCGCTGCTTGCCTTCGCGGCCTGGAGTTTTGCTTCTATCCTCTGGACTCGCTCGCATTCAGAAACGTTCACTACGCTGGCGGGGCTCGGGGGTGTCTTGCTGTTTGGTGTCGTGCTGGCCCTCATGGAGTTGCGGTACGACTCCTACGCCGTCGTGCTGTGGGCTCTGACTTGCACGAGCGTGGCATCGTATCTGGTCATTTTCCTTGCTCCCGGGGTTGGGACCGTGACGGTCGATCACCCCACCGAAGGAACCATCGTTCAGCCAATCGGAGTTTTCATCTGGAACAGCGACCTGGGATTCTCTGCGGCTCTCGGGTGTGTAATTGCTCTTTCGATGTTCATCCGCAAACGGCCGAAACGGCGTTGGGCCTTCTTCATCTTGGCGGCGTTCCATGCTGGGTTGGTCTGGATCTCGAATGCCGCCACGGCCGTTCTCGTTCTCGTTGCGGGGCTAACCGTAATTCTGCTCACTGCGCACCGTAAGACGTCGCTACCGGCGCTTTTCGTGGCCGTCGCTGGTCTGGTCGGGGGAATTCTGTCATTTGGTGTCCAGGGTCTTGCTGACAGAGCCCTTGGTCTTCTGGGAAGGTCCACAACCCTGACGGGGCGTGTCGATCTGTGGGAGTCGACGCTTGAGCAGGCGAGAGACTCGGTCTGGCTCGGAAAAGGTGCTGGCGTGGAGCCGAACTTCGATGGTCTATCCAATGCGGTGCATTCTCACAATGGGTTCGTGCAAATCTACTTCGACCGAGGACTCATCGGCGTGGCGTTAATCGTCGTGGTGGTCATATGGGCACTCGCGATCTGCCTCATCGCCCGGAGATGGCTGGGGTTGTCTGTTGTGGTGATGGTGGTCGTGGCGAATGCAGCGAACAACTACCTCAGTTACGCGTCGTTCGGTCTACTCCTTCTGGTCTGGCATTCGTACTCGGCACGGCACGGCACGCAGGCGAGCCGAGTGGGCTCGGGCGCAGCCCGCGAGGATGCACGCAATTCACGGGTGGAGTCCGCGTCTTGA
- the neuC gene encoding UDP-N-acetylglucosamine 2-epimerase, translated as MRRIALFVGTRADLGPLMSVISALEDHPDVELHLLVGVAFGADELHAQLHRSLAVPPDVNRVHELTHRMTTVDDDSVLAHGPVLSAAMPAVIHDVAPEALIVLGDRWELLYVVPPAFLAGVRIIHLHGGEVTEGALDERVRHAVTKLADQHCVASEDSARRLRQLGEPAERIHVTGAPGLDLYSGVAALTDDEFVERFGRSLARPLALFTYHPPTAENVSQAGPWAYGALVAALEHCKTVVATYPGMDVGREAVLEALTHLASDHRVILVEALGPAYPRMLATADVVVGNSSSGVIEAASVGVPAVDIGERQRGRLRGPNVLHAEEGRESVGDVLATALTDSFRKTARATSNPYGDGRSALRIVNVVLAARDVPRTKVFHNCEVP; from the coding sequence GTGCGCCGCATCGCCCTCTTCGTCGGGACCCGGGCAGACCTCGGGCCGCTCATGTCCGTGATCTCCGCGCTGGAGGATCATCCAGACGTCGAGCTCCACCTTCTGGTTGGCGTGGCGTTCGGCGCCGACGAGCTGCACGCGCAGCTCCACCGCAGCCTCGCCGTTCCCCCCGACGTCAACCGCGTGCATGAGCTCACCCACCGCATGACAACGGTGGACGACGACAGCGTGCTGGCCCACGGCCCAGTCCTCAGCGCAGCGATGCCGGCGGTCATCCACGACGTTGCTCCGGAAGCGTTGATCGTCCTCGGCGACCGGTGGGAGCTGCTCTACGTCGTCCCGCCCGCTTTCCTGGCCGGCGTCCGGATCATCCATCTGCACGGCGGCGAGGTCACCGAGGGGGCCCTTGACGAGCGTGTCCGGCATGCCGTGACCAAGCTCGCCGACCAGCACTGCGTAGCCTCGGAGGACTCCGCTCGCCGGCTCCGTCAGCTGGGCGAACCAGCCGAGCGCATCCACGTCACCGGCGCTCCCGGCCTCGATCTCTACAGCGGCGTCGCTGCGCTCACGGACGACGAGTTCGTGGAGCGGTTCGGACGCTCCCTTGCTCGTCCCTTGGCGCTCTTCACCTACCACCCGCCCACTGCCGAGAACGTCTCACAGGCAGGACCGTGGGCATATGGGGCACTGGTAGCAGCGCTCGAGCACTGCAAGACGGTCGTCGCCACCTATCCCGGCATGGACGTCGGTCGCGAAGCGGTGCTGGAGGCGCTGACCCATCTGGCGTCCGACCACCGCGTCATCCTGGTCGAGGCCCTTGGGCCCGCCTACCCACGCATGCTCGCCACGGCCGACGTGGTCGTGGGCAACTCGTCGTCGGGCGTCATCGAGGCCGCCAGCGTCGGGGTGCCCGCGGTGGACATCGGCGAACGTCAGCGTGGGCGGCTCAGGGGCCCCAACGTCCTCCACGCAGAGGAGGGGCGTGAGTCTGTCGGCGACGTGCTGGCTACTGCACTAACCGACAGCTTCCGCAAGACCGCACGGGCCACGTCGAACCCTTACGGCGACGGGCGGTCAGCTCTACGGATTGTCAATGTCGTTCTGGCGGCACGTGACGTGCCGCGCACCAAGGTCTTCCACAATTGTGAGGTCCCATGA
- a CDS encoding DegT/DnrJ/EryC1/StrS family aminotransferase, producing the protein MTSANDPTIVLAGETHAPGAPAPAGGIPLATPDIGPLERAAVVDALDSGFVSSVGPAVGDFEREFAEVVGSRFAVACSSGTAALHVALRVLDVGPGDEVACSDFTFVGSSNPIAYQGARTLLIDSEADTWNMSPELLHAELSRRAAAEEPQPKCVELVHVLGQPAKADEILDVCRQFSIPVIEDAAESLGAGWSTGLLAGRQTGSVGLLGCFSFNGNKIATAGGGGMVVTDDPLLAQRVRHLTTQAKVPDVGYLHDEVGYNYRLTNLAAALGRAQLSRLTDFVEAKRAIAGRYDDAFADLPLVLPPRLPGHDATYWLYSVLLRDAAERGPFLDHLGAHGVGARALWRPLHRQPPFASSALVGGAVADDLFDRGVSLPCSTHLTGVDQARVIDAVRSYFG; encoded by the coding sequence ATGACGAGCGCCAACGACCCCACGATCGTCTTGGCCGGGGAGACACACGCCCCGGGCGCGCCTGCGCCTGCCGGCGGAATCCCACTTGCCACTCCGGACATCGGGCCTCTCGAGAGGGCTGCGGTAGTAGACGCCCTCGACTCGGGCTTCGTGTCCTCGGTGGGCCCGGCCGTGGGTGACTTCGAGCGAGAGTTCGCCGAGGTGGTCGGTTCCCGCTTTGCCGTGGCCTGCTCGAGCGGCACGGCAGCACTGCATGTCGCTCTTCGGGTCCTCGATGTCGGCCCTGGCGACGAAGTGGCGTGCTCCGACTTCACGTTCGTCGGTTCGAGCAACCCGATCGCCTATCAGGGGGCACGGACACTGCTGATCGATTCGGAGGCAGACACCTGGAACATGAGTCCCGAGCTGCTGCACGCGGAGCTCTCCCGACGGGCGGCAGCTGAAGAGCCCCAACCCAAGTGCGTGGAGCTCGTGCACGTGCTGGGACAGCCGGCGAAGGCCGACGAGATCCTCGACGTGTGCAGGCAGTTCTCCATTCCCGTGATCGAGGACGCTGCTGAGAGCCTCGGTGCGGGATGGTCCACTGGGCTGCTTGCGGGGCGCCAGACAGGCTCCGTCGGGCTCTTGGGGTGCTTCTCGTTCAACGGCAACAAGATTGCCACTGCTGGGGGCGGCGGGATGGTCGTCACCGACGATCCGTTGCTCGCGCAAAGGGTGCGACACCTCACGACGCAGGCGAAGGTTCCAGACGTCGGGTACTTGCACGACGAGGTGGGGTACAACTACCGGTTGACCAACCTCGCGGCCGCACTCGGGCGGGCCCAGCTGAGTCGACTGACAGACTTCGTGGAGGCGAAGCGCGCCATCGCAGGCCGGTACGACGATGCGTTTGCAGACCTGCCACTCGTGCTGCCCCCGCGGCTCCCCGGTCACGACGCGACGTACTGGCTCTACTCAGTGCTCCTGCGCGACGCCGCCGAGCGGGGTCCTTTCCTTGACCACCTCGGCGCGCACGGGGTGGGCGCACGTGCCTTGTGGAGACCGCTACATCGCCAACCTCCGTTCGCGAGTTCAGCGCTCGTCGGCGGGGCTGTTGCTGATGATCTGTTCGACCGAGGTGTGTCGCTGCCTTGCTCGACCCACCTGACCGGTGTCGACCAAGCGCGAGTTATCGACGCAGTTCGCTCGTACTTCGGCTGA
- a CDS encoding sugar transferase: MTQVDLFRVHHDGVDLAHGNSAAPAHPVPGDGQGSDWRSAYKRRLLVADFVVLLVALMAAQLVRFGATSGPPVDGLYVPYPVLGVALAAAWWTSLQVHRVRSSRIIGNGSEEYRRVLVATFRAFAVLAFVSVAFKIDASRLYIAIALPLGLVGLLVARKVARVGLQKARAKGRSLERVLVVGGERSANDLARWFSRHPASGYVVSGVWVPDSTSHLSTPFSPALRRVPMMSADVDFDEALSASGAEAVVVTDTEHLGHESLRDLTWQLEGTGIDLLLSPNVLDVSSTRMSLHDVSGMPLLHLSEPQYAGASRLAKTLFDRVGACVILLLVSPLFIATALAVKLTSAGPVFYRQERVGRDGAAFGMIKFRSMKVGADAELQALLAAEGRTLAELPKLTRDPRVTRVGVFIRRFSIDELPQLINVLRGDMSLVGPRPQRDFEVDGYDHVATRRLSVLPGMTGLWQVSGRSDLSYDEAIRLDVHYVENWSMTADLMILWRTAKAVVASDGAY, encoded by the coding sequence ATGACGCAGGTCGACCTTTTCCGTGTTCACCATGATGGTGTCGACCTCGCGCACGGCAACAGCGCCGCTCCCGCGCATCCTGTCCCCGGTGATGGGCAGGGCTCCGACTGGCGCAGCGCCTACAAGCGTCGCCTCCTCGTCGCCGACTTCGTCGTGCTGCTCGTTGCGCTCATGGCGGCCCAGCTCGTCCGCTTCGGGGCGACCTCCGGCCCCCCTGTCGACGGGCTCTACGTGCCCTACCCGGTCCTGGGCGTCGCGCTCGCGGCCGCTTGGTGGACGTCACTGCAGGTCCACAGGGTGCGGAGCTCCCGCATCATCGGCAACGGTTCCGAGGAATACCGCCGCGTGCTGGTCGCGACGTTCCGTGCGTTCGCCGTGCTTGCCTTCGTGTCGGTCGCGTTCAAGATCGACGCCTCCCGCCTCTACATCGCCATCGCGCTTCCCCTGGGACTGGTGGGCCTGCTGGTTGCTCGCAAGGTCGCACGCGTGGGCTTGCAGAAGGCGCGCGCGAAGGGCCGGTCGCTCGAACGTGTCCTGGTCGTCGGTGGCGAGAGGTCTGCCAACGATCTTGCCCGATGGTTCTCCCGCCACCCTGCCAGCGGATATGTCGTCAGCGGTGTCTGGGTCCCGGACAGCACCTCCCACCTGTCCACGCCGTTCAGCCCGGCGCTGCGGCGGGTGCCGATGATGTCGGCAGACGTCGACTTCGACGAGGCGCTGTCCGCGTCGGGGGCCGAAGCCGTGGTGGTGACCGACACCGAGCACCTGGGCCACGAGTCGCTGCGCGACCTCACCTGGCAGCTCGAGGGCACCGGCATCGATCTGCTGCTGTCACCCAACGTGCTCGACGTGTCGTCGACGCGGATGAGCCTGCACGACGTGTCGGGCATGCCGCTGCTGCACCTGAGCGAGCCGCAGTACGCCGGCGCGAGCCGTCTCGCCAAGACGCTCTTCGATCGCGTTGGAGCCTGCGTCATCCTGCTCCTCGTCTCACCGCTCTTCATCGCCACGGCACTCGCGGTCAAGCTCACCAGCGCGGGCCCGGTGTTCTACCGGCAAGAGCGCGTGGGTCGTGATGGGGCAGCCTTCGGCATGATCAAGTTCCGCTCGATGAAGGTCGGAGCGGACGCCGAGCTTCAGGCGCTGCTTGCTGCCGAGGGCAGGACGCTCGCTGAGCTGCCCAAGCTGACGCGTGACCCGCGCGTGACCCGGGTGGGGGTGTTCATCCGCCGCTTCTCGATCGACGAACTTCCCCAGCTCATCAACGTCCTCCGGGGCGACATGAGCCTGGTAGGCCCGCGACCGCAGCGCGACTTCGAGGTCGACGGCTACGACCACGTCGCCACCCGTCGGTTGAGCGTGCTCCCCGGGATGACCGGTCTGTGGCAGGTCTCCGGTCGCTCCGACCTGTCGTACGACGAGGCGATTCGACTGGACGTGCACTACGTGGAGAACTGGTCCATGACGGCGGACCTGATGATCCTGTGGCGCACCGCCAAGGCTGTCGTGGCCTCCGATGGTGCCTACTGA
- a CDS encoding SDR family NAD(P)-dependent oxidoreductase, with product MSARPLTESDPQETVAGKKVLVTGSDGFIGSHVVERLLAHGAHVRAFCLYNSFSSTGWLEESEAFQQALRDGQAEIVLGDVRDAEHVMSAATDVDVVLHLAALIAIPYSYVAPRSYVDTNITGTLNVLEAVRRHGTPRLVNTSTSEVYGTPDSVPITEAHALRGQSPYSATKIGADKLCESYALSFDLPVTILRPFNTFGPRQSARAVIPTVLSQLLAGAESLRLGAVSPKRDFTFATDTAEGFVRAATAPLAPGETVQLGTGRTVSVGEVVEMCKTITGNDAEVLTDEARLRPDGSEVEILLSDPSRAKELLDWTPEVSLEDGLRLTAEWLEGRTDVDTAGRYHR from the coding sequence ATGAGCGCAAGACCCCTGACCGAGAGCGACCCACAAGAGACCGTGGCGGGCAAGAAGGTGCTGGTCACCGGATCAGACGGCTTCATCGGGTCCCACGTGGTCGAGCGCTTGCTGGCCCACGGCGCGCACGTGCGGGCATTCTGCCTCTACAACTCGTTCAGCTCCACCGGCTGGCTCGAGGAGTCCGAGGCGTTCCAGCAGGCACTACGCGACGGCCAGGCAGAGATCGTGCTCGGCGACGTCCGCGACGCTGAACACGTTATGAGCGCTGCTACCGATGTCGACGTCGTGCTCCACCTGGCTGCCCTCATCGCCATCCCTTACTCCTACGTCGCTCCTCGCTCCTACGTCGACACCAACATCACGGGAACGCTCAACGTGCTCGAGGCCGTACGCCGACACGGAACACCGCGCCTGGTGAACACCTCGACCTCGGAGGTCTACGGCACCCCGGACTCGGTGCCGATCACCGAGGCTCACGCCCTCCGCGGCCAGTCTCCGTACTCCGCCACCAAGATCGGCGCCGACAAGCTCTGCGAGTCCTACGCCCTCTCTTTCGACCTCCCCGTCACGATCCTGCGTCCCTTCAACACGTTCGGGCCCCGCCAGTCGGCTCGCGCCGTCATCCCGACGGTGCTGTCGCAGCTGCTGGCAGGTGCTGAGTCGCTGCGTCTCGGCGCGGTGTCCCCCAAGCGCGACTTCACCTTCGCCACCGATACCGCCGAGGGATTCGTGCGGGCAGCCACGGCGCCGCTCGCACCGGGCGAGACAGTCCAGCTCGGCACCGGCCGGACGGTGTCCGTCGGCGAGGTCGTCGAGATGTGCAAGACGATCACGGGAAACGACGCGGAGGTCCTCACCGATGAGGCTCGACTGCGTCCCGACGGCTCGGAGGTCGAGATCTTGCTCTCGGACCCCAGCCGCGCCAAGGAGCTGCTCGACTGGACGCCCGAAGTGTCACTCGAGGACGGCCTGCGCCTGACTGCCGAATGGCTCGAGGGACGCACGGACGTCGACACGGCGGGCCGGTACCACCGATGA
- a CDS encoding NeuD/PglB/VioB family sugar acetyltransferase — protein MATSTATSGGRWVVLGAGGHASSICDVLRSSGHTVIAVSGEATSRWDVVVLPSDETALAMAVEQDASVALGIGDNAVRLALTQTIPHPLLRPAVSVMATCSDRAELGLGVSVLHHAHVGPGVKLGDAVIVNTAAIVEHDSVVGDGAHVAPGACLLGGATVGRRTLVGSGARILPGVSVGDNVLVGAGAVVVDDVPSGTTVAGVPARPVT, from the coding sequence ATGGCGACGTCGACCGCCACCTCGGGCGGACGTTGGGTCGTCCTCGGGGCGGGCGGTCACGCATCGAGCATCTGCGACGTGCTCCGTTCCTCGGGGCACACGGTGATCGCCGTCTCCGGCGAAGCCACCTCACGATGGGACGTAGTGGTCTTGCCCTCTGACGAGACGGCTCTCGCCATGGCGGTCGAGCAGGACGCTTCTGTGGCCCTAGGTATCGGCGACAACGCCGTCCGACTTGCCCTCACACAGACGATTCCTCACCCGCTTCTCCGTCCCGCTGTGAGTGTGATGGCCACGTGCTCGGACCGTGCGGAGCTCGGTCTCGGTGTCTCCGTCCTCCATCACGCGCACGTGGGTCCAGGGGTCAAGCTCGGTGATGCCGTCATCGTCAACACCGCCGCCATCGTCGAGCACGACAGCGTCGTTGGGGACGGCGCCCATGTCGCGCCGGGCGCCTGCCTGCTCGGAGGAGCCACCGTGGGACGGCGCACGCTGGTCGGCAGTGGGGCGCGAATTCTGCCTGGCGTGAGCGTGGGGGACAATGTGCTGGTGGGCGCTGGCGCGGTCGTCGTGGACGACGTGCCATCCGGGACGACAGTCGCAGGCGTGCCCGCACGTCCTGTTACGTGA
- a CDS encoding DUF4422 domain-containing protein, which translates to MKAHILIAAHKPYDFPSDPIYTPIHVGSVGRDTVPHAIRDDVGDQISDLNSTYCELTGLYWLWKNGPEADIYGLAHYRRFFSGTAPHPSGPNILGHEDVNEALGEASVVLARRRLYGIETVRSHYAHAHHEKDLDLARKVIADGWPDYVPAFDRLMDSRSLSLYNMFLMRSDAFHAYCPWVFGILERVHGELDMTGYSDQDKRAIGFLGERLLNVWAMHHADDLGLTYRKVVQVEGEPVLKKGVDLLRRKLRGAK; encoded by the coding sequence TTGAAGGCCCACATCCTGATCGCGGCACACAAGCCCTACGACTTCCCGAGCGACCCCATCTACACGCCCATACATGTCGGCAGCGTTGGCCGTGACACGGTGCCGCACGCGATCCGCGACGATGTCGGCGACCAGATCTCGGATCTGAACTCGACGTACTGCGAGCTGACGGGGCTCTACTGGCTCTGGAAGAACGGACCAGAGGCAGACATCTACGGGCTAGCCCACTACCGACGCTTCTTCTCGGGGACAGCGCCGCACCCCTCCGGCCCCAACATTCTCGGACACGAGGACGTCAACGAGGCATTGGGAGAGGCAAGCGTCGTCCTCGCCCGCCGCCGCCTCTACGGGATTGAGACTGTGCGTAGTCACTACGCCCATGCGCACCATGAGAAGGATCTCGACCTTGCGCGCAAGGTGATCGCAGACGGATGGCCGGACTACGTTCCGGCTTTTGATCGGTTGATGGATAGCCGGTCCCTGTCGCTCTACAACATGTTCCTCATGCGCTCAGACGCCTTCCATGCGTACTGCCCGTGGGTGTTCGGCATCTTGGAGCGTGTTCATGGTGAGCTGGACATGACGGGTTACAGCGATCAGGACAAGCGGGCGATCGGGTTCTTGGGCGAGAGGCTGCTCAACGTCTGGGCGATGCACCATGCGGACGACCTGGGTCTTACGTATCGCAAGGTGGTCCAGGTGGAGGGTGAGCCGGTGCTCAAGAAGGGTGTCGACCTGCTGCGGCGAAAACTTCGCGGAGCCAAGTGA